One Candidatus Omnitrophota bacterium genomic window carries:
- a CDS encoding type II toxin-antitoxin system VapC family toxin — protein METKDVNRLFIDTNILIYATNESSPWRHSAANALMELRRKGIELIVSPQIIREYLCVVTRSASCSKNILFSQILENLNRIQKEFVLVEENRHVVDCLVDIVRNVSVAGKQIHDANIVATMITHGVSHLLTRNTADFIRFSQYIHIAPLED, from the coding sequence ATGGAGACGAAGGACGTTAATCGGCTTTTTATCGATACGAATATTCTAATCTATGCCACAAATGAATCGTCTCCTTGGCGTCATAGCGCTGCAAATGCATTAATGGAATTGAGACGCAAGGGTATTGAACTGATCGTAAGCCCTCAAATCATTAGAGAATATTTATGCGTTGTGACAAGAAGCGCATCTTGCAGCAAGAATATTCTTTTCTCTCAAATCTTAGAAAATCTGAATAGAATACAAAAGGAATTCGTCTTGGTTGAGGAAAACCGACATGTCGTAGACTGTCTTGTGGATATTGTAAGAAATGTCTCCGTTGCAGGAAAACAAATTCATGACGCTAATATTGTGGCTACGATGATAACTCATGGCGTCTCTCATCTTCTTACCCGCAATACGGCCGATTTCATAAGGTTTTCTCAATATATTCATATTGCGCCGCTCGAAGATTAA